The proteins below come from a single Papaver somniferum cultivar HN1 chromosome 11, ASM357369v1, whole genome shotgun sequence genomic window:
- the LOC113323973 gene encoding major latex protein 146-like — protein sequence MSAKEETTYNYEMRTFTSPSIWRELMKGYKKFDSPIEVNLKPNGHESILTWSIDNIHQLLMAHHGVSGLVGKLAIESNVNCDADKLYAIFKHQEDVPKALPHIYTSARVIDGCATRSGCIKEWNFIIGDKTICMIEETTHNDETRKLHHRIFEGDLMKDYKKLDSIIEINPKPTGNGCVVAWSVVYEKIDQDSPTPFAYLPLWLQVVEDMSKYLCDSE from the exons ATGAGTGCCAAGGAGGAAACGACATACAACTATGAAATGAGGACTTTCACATCACCGAGTATTTGGAGAGAATTGATGAAGGGTTACAAGAAGTTTGATTCACCGATTGAAGTTAATTTGAAGCCAAATGGGCATGAAAGCATTCTTACTTGGTCTATT GATAACATTCACCAACTGCTGATGGCTCATCACGGTGTCTCAGGTCTAGTTGGGAAACTTGCAATTGAATCGAATGTCAATTGCGATGCTGACAAATTATATGCAATTTTCAAGCACCAAGAAGATGTACCAAAGGCACTTCCTCATATTTACACTAGCGCTAGAGTTATCGACGGATGTGCAACGCGTTCCGGTTGTATTAAGGAATGGAATTTTATCATTG GGGATAAGACGATTTGCATGATAGAAGAAACAACACATAACGATGAAACAAGAAAGTTGCATCACCGTATATTTGAAGGTgacttgatgaaggattacaAGAAACTTGATTCAATAATTGAAATCAATCCAAAACCTACTGGAAATGGATGCGTTGTGGCATGGTCTGTTGTGTATGAAAAGATAGACCAAGATTCTCCAACTCCCTTTGCTTATTTACCTTTGTGGCTTCAGGTCGTTGAAGACATGAGCAAATACCTATGCGATTCTGAATAA